One genomic window of Gossypium hirsutum isolate 1008001.06 chromosome D11, Gossypium_hirsutum_v2.1, whole genome shotgun sequence includes the following:
- the LOC107911817 gene encoding chorismate mutase 1, chloroplastic: MEAKLFIASSSPASFSVNGTTKLSRPSFPLTSQTREFPIFKLHCSARLSKTAIQSLHASTNSIGSTRIKPRVDKSENLTLEAVRYSLIRQEDSIIFSLLERAQYCYNKDTYDPDAFSMDGFHGSLVEYMLRESEKLHAKVGRYRSPDEHPFFPDELPEPLLPPLQYPQVLHPAADSININPKVWQMYFRNLIPRLVKAGDDGNCGSTAVCDTVCLQALSKRMHYGKFVAECKYQAYPDAYRAAIREQDRDWLMKLLTYPSVEESIKKRVEMKARTYGQVVPDNMNMKDGDPVYKINPSLVADLYGDWIMPLTKEVQVEYLLRRLDGSE; the protein is encoded by the exons ATGGAAGCTAAGTTGTTCATAGCTTCTTCTTCTCCAGCTTCGTTTTCTGTTAACGGAACCACCAAACTTTCAAGACCCAGTTTTCCTTTAACTTCACAAACCAGGGAATTTCCCATATTTAAGCTCCATTGCTCTGCAAGGTTGTCAAAGACAGCCATTCAATCTCTTCATGCTTCCACCAACTCTATTGG ATCAACAAGAATCAAGCCAAGGGTGGATAAGAGCGAGAACTTGACCCTCGAGGCAGTGAGGTACTCGTTAATTCGACAAGAGGACAGCATTATATTTAGCCTTCTAGAGAGAGCTCAATATTGTTATAATAAGGATACATATGACCCTGATGCCTTTTCAATGGATGGGTTCCATGGCTCCTTAGTTGAGTATATGCTTAGAGAAAGCGAAAAGCTTCATGCCAAG GTTGGCAGGTACAGGAGCCCGGATGAGCATCCTTTCTTCCCTGATGAATTACCTGAGCCCTTGTTGCCACCTTTGCAATATCCACAG GTACTACATCCTGCTGCTGATTCAATAAATATAAATCCAAAAGTGTGGCAAATGTACTTCAGAAATCTTATTCCCAGATTAGTAAAGGCAGGAGATGATGGGAATTGTGGATCTACTGCCGTTTGTGACACTGTGTGTTTGCAG GCTCTTTCGAAGAGAATGCATTACGGAAAATTTGTGGCAGAATGTAAATACCAGGCATATCCGGATGCTTATCGAGCTGCAATAAGAGAACAG gacAGGGATTGGCTGATGAAGTTGCTCACATATCCGTCTGTGGAAGAATCGATCAAGAAAAGAGTAGAAATGAAAGCTAGAACTTACGGACAAGTAGTGCCGGATAATATGAACATGAAGGATGGTGATCCGGTTTACAAAATAAACCCAAGCTTGGTAGCCGACTTGTACGGGGACTGGATCATGCCATTGACGAAGGAAGTCCAAGTGGAGTACCTGTTGAGAAGGTTAGACGGATCCGAATGA